In one Yoonia rosea genomic region, the following are encoded:
- the crtA gene encoding spheroidene monooxygenase, which produces MTQTVSLSFFRFAGPVARAWALTMMGGARLPLARTPDIGFWKLCGSGTGEGFTPIPNTAVYAILATWPDAETAYARTQSGIFATYQRRAAEDWTVFLQTQTSRGAWSGQSPFEPTAAQTNGPLAALTRATIKPSILTRFWGRVPNISEMIGKDPNVAFKIGIGEVPMLHQVTFSIWPSEKAMAGFARTGPHADAIRAVRDEGWFREELYARFAVHSDRGTWNGISPLAKLEAA; this is translated from the coding sequence GTGACGCAAACCGTCAGCCTGTCTTTCTTCCGCTTTGCCGGGCCTGTTGCCCGTGCTTGGGCGTTGACCATGATGGGCGGTGCGCGGCTGCCATTGGCACGCACGCCTGACATCGGTTTCTGGAAGCTTTGCGGATCAGGCACCGGCGAGGGGTTTACCCCCATCCCCAATACCGCCGTTTACGCGATCCTTGCCACTTGGCCTGATGCGGAAACCGCGTACGCGCGCACCCAATCCGGCATCTTTGCCACCTATCAAAGGCGCGCCGCCGAGGATTGGACCGTATTCCTGCAAACGCAAACATCGCGCGGCGCATGGTCTGGCCAATCGCCTTTCGAGCCAACAGCCGCGCAAACCAATGGCCCGCTTGCTGCACTTACACGCGCCACGATCAAACCCAGCATCCTGACCCGGTTTTGGGGCCGTGTGCCAAATATCTCTGAAATGATCGGCAAAGATCCCAACGTTGCCTTCAAGATCGGCATCGGAGAAGTGCCCATGCTGCATCAGGTGACCTTTTCAATCTGGCCTTCGGAAAAAGCGATGGCCGGTTTCGCCCGTACCGGCCCACACGCCGATGCGATCCGCGCCGTCCGTGACGAAGGCTGGTTTCGCGAAGAACTCTATGCCCGTTTTGCCGTCCATTCCGACCGCGGCACATGGAACGGCATCTCCCCTTTAGCCAAACTTGAGGCCGCATAA
- the tspO gene encoding tryptophan-rich sensory protein TspO, whose product MDILLFCLFLAATFGAGATGALFPTGEWYKSLNKPSWTPPNWAFPVAWTSIYLLISFAGARVAVMEGNAYAMGFWAMQIAFNALWTPVFFGARNLKGSLPIMVCLWIAVLGATITHLQLDFWAGLAFVPYLAWVTVAAALNIAMVRLNPDQKPLPLQNL is encoded by the coding sequence ATGGATATTCTGCTTTTTTGCCTCTTTTTGGCGGCGACCTTTGGCGCAGGCGCGACGGGCGCGCTTTTCCCCACTGGTGAGTGGTACAAAAGCCTGAACAAACCGTCGTGGACACCGCCCAACTGGGCCTTTCCGGTTGCGTGGACCTCGATTTATTTGCTGATCTCTTTCGCGGGCGCCCGCGTTGCCGTGATGGAGGGTAACGCCTATGCGATGGGGTTCTGGGCGATGCAGATTGCGTTCAACGCGCTTTGGACGCCGGTGTTCTTCGGGGCGCGCAACCTGAAGGGTTCACTCCCGATCATGGTCTGTCTCTGGATTGCCGTTCTGGGGGCCACGATCACCCATCTCCAGCTTGATTTCTGGGCGGGGCTGGCATTTGTGCCCTATCTTGCGTGGGTCACTGTGGCGGCTGCGCTGAATATTGCGATGGTGCGTCTGAACCCCGATCAAAAGCCGCTTCCGCTTCAGAACCTCTGA
- a CDS encoding DMT family transporter, whose translation MDIKAIAMGLAFALMWSSAFTSARVIVDYAPPLSALALRFLISGLLGVGIAWVLGQSARLTRRQWQGVVIFGVCQNALYLGLNFVAMQTIPASLAAIIASTMPLLVALSGWLVFGNTVRPLGIAGLIAGVIGVVLIMGARLQGGVDVFGIVLCVIGVVSLTVATLAVAGASSGGNVLMIVGLQMLVGSAMLWVPALTIEVWDVTWNWQLVVAFIYTTIVPGLLATVVWFLLVGRIGAVKASTFHFLNPFLGVATAAIILGEKIGVLDIVGVAIIAGGILAVQLSKQ comes from the coding sequence ATGGACATCAAAGCAATCGCGATGGGGTTGGCGTTCGCGCTGATGTGGTCGTCGGCATTCACCTCTGCCCGCGTGATCGTGGACTATGCGCCGCCTCTGAGCGCGCTGGCATTGCGGTTCCTGATCTCGGGTCTGCTCGGTGTCGGTATTGCCTGGGTGCTGGGCCAATCCGCGCGGCTGACCCGCCGCCAATGGCAGGGTGTCGTTATCTTTGGGGTCTGCCAGAACGCGCTTTATCTGGGTTTGAATTTTGTTGCGATGCAGACGATCCCCGCGTCGCTGGCGGCGATTATCGCGTCCACGATGCCGCTCTTGGTGGCGTTGTCGGGGTGGTTGGTTTTTGGCAACACCGTGCGTCCGTTGGGCATTGCGGGGCTGATTGCGGGTGTGATTGGCGTGGTCCTGATTATGGGCGCACGGCTGCAAGGCGGTGTTGATGTCTTCGGGATTGTGCTGTGCGTGATTGGGGTGGTGTCCTTGACTGTTGCCACTTTGGCTGTCGCCGGCGCGTCCTCGGGTGGCAATGTGTTAATGATCGTGGGGTTGCAGATGCTAGTGGGCAGCGCGATGCTCTGGGTCCCTGCCCTGACGATTGAGGTTTGGGATGTCACGTGGAACTGGCAACTGGTTGTCGCCTTTATCTATACGACGATTGTGCCCGGATTACTGGCCACCGTGGTCTGGTTCTTGCTGGTGGGGCGGATCGGTGCCGTCAAGGCCTCGACCTTTCACTTTCTGAACCCGTTTCTGGGGGTCGCGACCGCTGCGATCATTCTGGGCGAAAAGATCGGCGTGCTGGATATCGTGGGTGTCGCGATTATCGCAGGCGGGATTTTGGCGGTACAACTGTCCAAACAGTAA
- the ade gene encoding adenine deaminase, whose translation METHFKSWAEVAPRLVAVAAGREKADLVIRGGKLVNVQTREILDGWQVAVAEGRFAYVGPDASHCIGPDTRVIEADGRYLIPGLCDGHMHIESGMLTPAEFAAAVIPHGTTTMFTDPHEIANVLGLRGVRMMHDEALMQPVNIYTQMPSCAPSAPGLETTGFEISAADVAEAMAWPGIIGLGEMMNFPGVINGDPQMLAEMAATMNAGKTVGGHYASPDKGVAFSAYVAGGAADDHEGTAEADALARVRNGMRSMMRLGSAWYDVESQITAVTEKGLDPRNFILCTDDCHSGTLVNEGHMNRVVRHAIACGCDPVIALQMATINTATHFGLERELGSIAPGRRADMILTSDLVTLPIEEVIARGQTVARDGKITVTCPHYAWPDDARKTVHMGKVLGDADFAIHAPEGKNKVKAKVIGVVENQAPTQALTAELPVVNGLVEGEGDTYQIALVERHQGTGKVVNGFVSGFGYTGKMAMASTVAHDSHHMIVVGTDRAMMAAAANRLGEVGGGVTVWKDGAELALVELPIAGLMSDSPAAEVAGKADQMVAAMAACGCTLNNAYMQHSLLALVVIPSLRISDLGLVDVDKFEITDIFEENA comes from the coding sequence ATGGAAACGCATTTCAAATCATGGGCCGAGGTTGCCCCCCGTCTGGTGGCTGTGGCCGCAGGTCGCGAAAAGGCCGATCTGGTCATTCGCGGCGGCAAACTGGTCAACGTTCAAACCCGCGAAATTCTTGATGGTTGGCAAGTGGCTGTGGCCGAGGGGCGCTTTGCCTACGTCGGCCCCGATGCGTCGCATTGCATTGGTCCTGACACCCGCGTGATCGAAGCGGACGGCCGTTATCTGATTCCTGGCCTCTGTGACGGGCATATGCATATTGAAAGCGGGATGCTGACGCCCGCCGAATTTGCAGCGGCTGTTATCCCCCATGGTACGACCACCATGTTCACCGACCCCCATGAGATCGCCAATGTGCTGGGCCTGCGCGGTGTCCGCATGATGCACGACGAGGCGCTGATGCAGCCCGTCAATATCTACACACAGATGCCGTCTTGCGCCCCTTCAGCACCGGGGTTGGAGACGACGGGTTTCGAAATTTCCGCCGCAGATGTGGCCGAGGCGATGGCATGGCCCGGGATCATCGGACTAGGCGAGATGATGAATTTCCCCGGTGTGATCAATGGTGACCCCCAGATGCTGGCGGAAATGGCCGCGACGATGAATGCGGGCAAAACCGTGGGCGGACATTACGCCAGCCCTGACAAGGGGGTGGCGTTTTCAGCCTATGTTGCGGGCGGTGCCGCAGACGATCACGAAGGTACCGCCGAAGCGGATGCACTGGCACGGGTACGTAATGGGATGCGGTCGATGATGCGCCTTGGATCGGCGTGGTATGATGTGGAAAGCCAGATTACCGCCGTTACCGAAAAGGGCCTTGATCCGCGGAATTTCATCCTCTGCACAGATGACTGCCATTCCGGCACGTTGGTGAACGAAGGGCATATGAACCGGGTTGTGCGCCATGCGATTGCCTGCGGCTGTGATCCGGTGATTGCGCTGCAAATGGCGACGATCAACACTGCGACACACTTCGGGCTGGAACGTGAACTCGGGTCTATCGCACCGGGGCGCAGGGCCGATATGATCCTGACCTCTGATTTGGTGACACTGCCGATCGAAGAGGTCATCGCACGCGGTCAGACCGTGGCGCGTGATGGCAAGATTACCGTAACCTGTCCGCATTATGCTTGGCCCGATGATGCACGCAAGACAGTGCATATGGGCAAAGTGCTTGGGGATGCCGACTTTGCCATCCATGCGCCTGAGGGAAAGAACAAGGTCAAAGCCAAGGTCATCGGCGTGGTGGAAAACCAGGCACCGACGCAGGCGTTGACTGCAGAATTGCCTGTCGTCAACGGGTTGGTTGAGGGTGAAGGCGACACCTATCAGATCGCCTTGGTCGAACGGCACCAAGGCACAGGAAAGGTCGTGAACGGCTTTGTGTCAGGGTTCGGATACACGGGCAAAATGGCCATGGCCTCGACCGTGGCGCATGACAGTCACCATATGATCGTCGTCGGCACGGACCGCGCGATGATGGCCGCTGCGGCAAACCGGCTGGGCGAGGTTGGTGGCGGCGTCACCGTCTGGAAAGACGGCGCGGAACTGGCGCTGGTGGAACTGCCTATTGCCGGCCTGATGTCTGACAGCCCTGCGGCCGAAGTGGCCGGCAAAGCCGACCAGATGGTTGCTGCCATGGCCGCTTGCGGCTGCACATTGAACAACGCCTATATGCAGCATTCGCTGTTGGCGCTTGTTGTCATTCCGTCGTTGCGGATCTCTGATCTGGGGCTGGTGGATGTCGATAAGTTTGAAATTACAGATATATTTGAGGAAAACGCATGA
- the aroC gene encoding chorismate synthase, producing the protein MSINSFGHLFRFTTWGESHGPALGATVDGCPPGVPLEAPMIQQWMDKRRPGLNKNTTQRNEPDAVKILSGVYEGKTTGTPIQLMIENTDQRSKDYGDILNTFRPGHADITYHQKYGLRDPRGGGRSSARETASRVAAGGVAREAIKAIAPNVQIKGYMTQMGTKAIDRSKVDWDQIDQNDFFCPDAEAAAEWNDYLAWLRKDDHNSVGAIIEVVARGVPAGIGAPVYAKLDTDLAAAMMSINAVKGVEIGEGMAAAALTGRDNADEIFMGPNGPEYSSNHAGGILGGISTGQDIVVRFAVKPTSSILSPRKSIRMDGTPTEVVTKGRHDPCVGIRAVPVGEAMMACVILDHLLLDRGQTGGARGKIG; encoded by the coding sequence AGCCATGGGCCCGCCTTGGGGGCCACTGTTGACGGCTGCCCACCGGGTGTGCCGCTTGAGGCGCCAATGATCCAGCAGTGGATGGATAAACGCCGCCCCGGCCTGAACAAGAACACAACCCAACGGAATGAACCCGATGCGGTCAAAATCCTGTCCGGCGTCTATGAGGGCAAGACAACCGGTACGCCGATCCAGTTGATGATCGAAAACACCGACCAGCGGTCAAAGGACTATGGCGATATCTTGAACACCTTCCGGCCCGGCCATGCGGATATCACCTATCACCAGAAATACGGGTTGCGCGATCCCCGCGGCGGCGGGCGGTCATCCGCGCGCGAAACCGCATCGCGCGTCGCCGCTGGCGGTGTAGCGCGTGAAGCGATCAAGGCGATTGCGCCGAACGTACAGATCAAGGGCTATATGACCCAGATGGGGACCAAAGCGATTGACCGCAGCAAGGTCGACTGGGACCAGATCGACCAGAACGATTTCTTCTGTCCTGACGCCGAAGCAGCGGCAGAGTGGAACGACTATCTGGCATGGCTGCGCAAGGACGATCACAACTCGGTCGGTGCCATCATTGAGGTCGTGGCGCGCGGCGTGCCTGCGGGCATTGGTGCACCGGTTTACGCCAAGTTAGACACTGATCTGGCTGCGGCGATGATGTCGATCAACGCGGTCAAAGGCGTTGAGATCGGCGAGGGCATGGCAGCGGCGGCGCTAACCGGACGGGACAATGCCGACGAGATTTTCATGGGGCCGAATGGGCCGGAATATTCGTCAAATCACGCGGGCGGCATCCTTGGCGGGATCAGCACAGGGCAGGACATTGTCGTGCGCTTTGCGGTGAAACCGACGTCTTCGATCCTGTCACCGCGCAAGTCGATCCGCATGGATGGCACACCGACCGAAGTGGTGACCAAAGGGCGGCATGATCCTTGCGTCGGTATCCGCGCAGTGCCTGTCGGCGAAGCGATGATGGCCTGTGTGATCCTTGATCATCTGCTGCTGGATCGTGGGCAAACTGGCGGGGCGCGCGGGAAAATCGGGTAA
- a CDS encoding phytoene desaturase — MMIDEQSDSNAAIVIGAGLGGLAAAMRLGAKGYAVTVLDRLDKPGGRGSSVTQDGHRFDLGPTIITVPQVYEALWAACGRDFHKDIDLRPMDPFYEVRWQDGSTFTARQDTDAMLAEVARLSPRDVKGYKRFLKDSEACYKVGFEGMVAKPMHRLWETIKVLPLFALLRADRSILGLAKARVKDPRLRMALSFHPLFIGGDPRHVTSMYALVAYLEKEFGVHYAMGGVQAIAQAMVGVIRSQGGQVRQGAEVDEILIKDGVARGVRLTDGQEIAADLVVSNADAGHTYQRLMRNAPRKRWTNQKLKSRRWSMGLFVWYFGTKGTAKMWPDVGHHTITNAPRYEGLLKDIFIKGKLADDMSLYIHRPSKTDPSVAPVGDDTFYVLSPVPHLGFDDPVDWAKEAEIYKAKVMAEVEKTIPGFAEHISTEMVLTPEDFRDRYLSPNGSGFSIEPRILQSAWFRPHNISEEAKGLFLVGAGTHPGAGVPGVISSAEVLAKLVPDAPVVPELKVAAE; from the coding sequence ATGATGATAGACGAACAGAGCGATTCAAACGCAGCAATTGTGATCGGTGCGGGGCTTGGCGGCCTCGCTGCGGCCATGCGCCTCGGGGCCAAAGGCTATGCCGTTACCGTGCTGGACCGGCTGGATAAGCCCGGTGGGCGGGGGTCCTCTGTCACGCAAGATGGACACCGATTCGACCTGGGCCCGACGATTATTACGGTGCCGCAAGTCTACGAGGCGCTCTGGGCCGCCTGTGGACGCGATTTTCACAAAGATATCGACCTGCGCCCGATGGACCCGTTTTACGAGGTGCGATGGCAGGATGGTTCTACCTTTACCGCGCGGCAGGACACCGACGCGATGCTGGCCGAGGTCGCGCGCCTAAGCCCGCGTGACGTGAAGGGCTACAAGCGGTTTCTGAAGGATAGCGAGGCCTGCTATAAAGTGGGTTTCGAAGGGATGGTCGCCAAGCCGATGCACAGGCTTTGGGAAACCATCAAGGTGCTGCCGCTCTTTGCGCTGTTGCGCGCGGACCGGTCGATCCTTGGCTTGGCCAAGGCGCGTGTGAAAGACCCGCGTTTACGCATGGCATTGTCGTTTCATCCGCTCTTTATCGGGGGTGATCCGCGCCATGTGACGTCGATGTATGCGCTGGTGGCCTATCTGGAAAAGGAATTCGGCGTGCACTACGCCATGGGCGGCGTGCAGGCGATTGCGCAGGCCATGGTCGGCGTGATCCGGTCGCAAGGCGGGCAAGTCCGCCAAGGGGCTGAAGTGGATGAAATCCTGATCAAAGACGGTGTCGCCAGAGGTGTGCGCCTGACCGATGGTCAGGAAATCGCAGCTGATCTGGTGGTCAGCAACGCCGATGCAGGTCACACCTATCAACGTCTGATGCGCAACGCGCCGCGCAAACGCTGGACCAATCAGAAACTGAAATCGCGGCGCTGGTCCATGGGCCTGTTCGTTTGGTATTTCGGCACCAAAGGCACCGCCAAGATGTGGCCTGACGTGGGCCATCACACAATCACCAACGCCCCGCGCTACGAGGGGCTGCTGAAGGATATCTTTATCAAGGGCAAACTTGCCGATGATATGAGCTTGTATATCCACCGCCCCTCCAAGACAGATCCCAGCGTTGCTCCTGTGGGGGATGACACGTTTTATGTGCTGTCGCCTGTGCCACATCTGGGTTTTGATGACCCTGTAGATTGGGCCAAAGAGGCCGAGATTTACAAAGCCAAGGTCATGGCTGAAGTTGAAAAGACGATCCCCGGCTTTGCGGAACATATCAGCACCGAGATGGTTCTCACGCCCGAGGATTTCCGCGACCGCTATCTGTCGCCCAACGGGTCCGGCTTTTCCATTGAACCGCGCATTCTGCAATCTGCGTGGTTCCGTCCCCACAACATCAGCGAAGAGGCCAAGGGCCTGTTCCTTGTCGGTGCAGGCACCCATCCGGGTGCCGGTGTGCCGGGCGTGATTTCCAGTGCCGAAGTGCTGGCGAAACTGGTGCCTGATGCGCCGGTTGTGCCTGAACTCAAGGTTGCTGCGGAATGA
- a CDS encoding AMP nucleosidase — MNVAQEVSIRTPEVPAPEAFTDAKLAVVRLQELYNTAVKFLSENFATALRHGQPDTRVRAYYPEIRLTTTTHAKMDSRLSFGHVAEPGVYATTVTRPDLFASYLEQQIGLLLASHGVPVIIGASSTEMPVHFAAANDPGLTVPHDGSMEFNLRDAFDVPDLSTTHDSIVNGAGFQYPDGAHPLAPFTAQRVDYSLARLAHYTATAPEHFQNHVLFTNYQFYVEEFESFARQMLADPDSGYTSFVSTGNVEISDADAPVPMPAKLPQMPTYHLKRKNGAGITLVNIGVGPSNAKTATDHIAVLRPHAWLMVGHCAGLRNSQRLGDFVLAHAYLREDHVLDDDLPVWVPIPALAEIQIALETAVADVTKLEGYELKRIMRTGTVATIDNRNWELREQAGPVQRLSQSRAIALDMESATIAANGFRFRVPYGTLLCVSDKPLHGELKLPGMASEFYKTQVAAHLMIGIRAMERLREMPLERIHSRKLRSFEETAFL, encoded by the coding sequence ATGAACGTTGCACAAGAGGTGTCAATCCGGACACCTGAAGTCCCCGCGCCAGAAGCCTTTACCGATGCGAAACTTGCCGTCGTCAGGCTGCAAGAGCTCTATAACACGGCAGTGAAATTCCTGTCCGAGAATTTCGCAACCGCTCTGCGGCATGGCCAGCCCGACACGCGGGTGCGGGCCTACTATCCCGAAATCCGCCTGACGACGACAACCCATGCAAAGATGGATTCGCGGCTGTCTTTCGGGCACGTGGCCGAACCTGGGGTTTATGCCACGACGGTCACCCGCCCTGATCTTTTTGCGTCCTATCTTGAACAACAAATCGGGCTTTTGCTGGCCAGTCATGGCGTGCCTGTGATCATCGGTGCATCCAGTACCGAAATGCCTGTACATTTTGCTGCCGCAAATGATCCGGGGCTGACGGTGCCGCATGACGGGTCCATGGAATTCAATCTGCGCGATGCATTTGATGTGCCGGACCTCAGCACGACACATGACAGCATCGTGAACGGCGCGGGGTTTCAGTACCCTGACGGCGCGCACCCTTTGGCACCCTTTACGGCACAGCGCGTTGATTACTCACTGGCGCGTCTGGCACATTATACGGCGACGGCGCCCGAGCATTTCCAGAATCACGTGCTCTTTACCAACTACCAGTTCTACGTTGAGGAGTTTGAATCCTTCGCACGCCAGATGCTGGCGGACCCCGACAGCGGCTACACCAGCTTTGTGAGTACCGGGAATGTCGAAATATCGGATGCTGATGCGCCTGTTCCGATGCCCGCGAAATTGCCGCAAATGCCGACCTATCATCTCAAGCGCAAGAACGGTGCGGGGATCACGTTGGTCAATATCGGTGTGGGTCCGTCGAATGCGAAAACCGCGACCGATCATATCGCCGTGCTGCGGCCCCATGCGTGGCTGATGGTCGGGCACTGTGCGGGGCTGCGCAATTCGCAGCGCTTGGGTGATTTCGTGCTGGCACATGCATACCTGCGCGAAGACCACGTGCTGGATGATGATTTGCCGGTCTGGGTCCCGATCCCTGCTTTGGCAGAAATCCAGATTGCGCTGGAAACGGCTGTGGCTGATGTGACCAAGCTTGAAGGGTATGAGTTGAAGCGGATCATGCGCACAGGCACAGTGGCAACCATCGACAACCGGAACTGGGAATTGCGCGAACAGGCTGGCCCAGTTCAACGGCTTTCCCAATCACGTGCGATTGCGCTGGATATGGAAAGCGCCACGATTGCCGCCAACGGGTTCCGGTTTCGCGTCCCCTATGGCACGCTGCTTTGCGTCAGCGACAAACCCCTGCATGGCGAGTTGAAATTGCCGGGCATGGCGTCGGAGTTCTATAAAACGCAGGTTGCAGCCCATCTGATGATTGGTATTCGTGCGATGGAACGGTTGCGCGAAATGCCGCTTGAGCGCATTCACAGCCGCAAATTGCGCAGCTTTGAAGAGACAGCTTTCCTCTAA
- the crtB gene encoding 15-cis-phytoene synthase — translation MIRPDDLEHCREAIRHGSLSFHAASKLLPAKVRDPALALYAFCRLADDEVDEGEYQAGAVFRLQDRLDAAYAGKPHNAPEDRAFAAIIEDFEMPRALPEALLEGLAWDAAERRYDTLSGVRDYSARVASAVGAMMCVLMRVRDPDALARACDLGVAMQLTNIARDVGEDARMGRIYLPLDWLAEAGIDPMNFTRETLPTNDVRRMVKRLLAEADRLYLRSEAGIDVLPLQARTGIWAARLIYAGIGKQLRKQGFDSISMRARTSGAQKLGWLMQAGARTSISLIMPKSAVIYAKPLPEVAFLVDAASRAKPDQKRTSSVLDILAELKAREAGIGTDRPMA, via the coding sequence ATGATCCGCCCCGATGATCTTGAACATTGCCGCGAGGCGATCCGCCATGGATCACTGTCGTTTCATGCCGCGAGCAAGCTTTTACCCGCCAAGGTGCGTGACCCTGCGCTGGCACTTTATGCCTTTTGCCGTCTCGCCGATGATGAGGTTGACGAGGGTGAGTATCAGGCCGGTGCCGTCTTTCGCCTGCAAGACCGTCTGGACGCGGCCTATGCCGGCAAACCCCACAATGCGCCCGAAGACCGGGCCTTTGCCGCGATCATCGAGGACTTCGAGATGCCGCGTGCTCTGCCCGAGGCTTTGCTGGAAGGGCTTGCATGGGATGCCGCCGAGCGGCGCTATGACACCTTAAGCGGTGTGCGCGATTATTCCGCCCGCGTGGCCAGTGCCGTAGGTGCGATGATGTGCGTGCTGATGCGCGTGCGCGATCCCGATGCGCTGGCGCGGGCCTGTGATCTCGGCGTTGCAATGCAGCTGACGAATATCGCGCGCGATGTGGGCGAAGATGCCCGCATGGGGCGGATATATCTGCCGCTGGATTGGCTGGCCGAGGCGGGGATTGATCCAATGAACTTTACCCGCGAAACCCTGCCTACAAATGACGTGCGGCGTATGGTCAAACGTCTTCTGGCCGAGGCCGACAGGCTGTATCTGCGGTCCGAGGCGGGAATTGATGTGCTGCCCTTGCAAGCCCGTACCGGTATCTGGGCCGCGCGGTTGATCTATGCAGGTATCGGCAAACAACTGCGCAAGCAGGGGTTTGACAGCATCTCGATGCGCGCAAGAACCTCGGGCGCGCAAAAGCTGGGTTGGTTGATGCAAGCGGGTGCGCGGACAAGCATTTCACTGATCATGCCGAAATCGGCAGTGATCTATGCGAAACCCCTGCCGGAAGTTGCATTCTTGGTTGATGCCGCCAGCCGCGCCAAGCCCGATCAAAAACGGACATCATCGGTGTTGGATATCTTGGCCGAGCTGAAAGCGCGCGAAGCAGGCATTGGAACTGACCGTCCAATGGCCTAA
- the bchI gene encoding magnesium chelatase ATPase subunit I — MMQPFPFSAIVGQDEMKQAMILTAIDASIGGVLVFGDRGTGKSTAVRALAALLPPIKAIKGCPINAATAKDVPDWAGLKTKRAHEMPTPVVDLPLGATEDRVTGALDIEKALTKGEKAFQPGLLARANRGYLYIDEVNLLEDHIVDLLLDVAQSGENVVEREGLSIRHPARFVLVGSGNPEEGELRPQLLDRFGLSVEVASPKDVATRVDVIKRRDAFENDNAAFMLRWQAEDAAIRERILTARKALAKLKTPEKTLVDVAELCLALGSDGLRGELTLLKAARAYAAWRDDTALTRAHVKAVAPMALRHRLRRDPLDEAGSGTRVARTVEEVLG, encoded by the coding sequence ATAATGCAACCATTCCCCTTTTCCGCCATTGTCGGCCAAGACGAGATGAAACAGGCGATGATCCTCACTGCGATTGATGCCAGCATCGGCGGGGTTCTGGTCTTTGGTGATCGCGGCACAGGCAAATCGACCGCCGTGCGTGCGCTCGCCGCCCTGCTGCCCCCGATCAAGGCGATCAAAGGCTGCCCGATCAATGCAGCCACCGCCAAGGACGTGCCCGACTGGGCAGGCCTGAAAACAAAACGCGCCCATGAGATGCCAACGCCGGTGGTAGACCTGCCGCTTGGCGCGACCGAAGACCGCGTGACCGGTGCGCTTGATATCGAAAAGGCCCTGACCAAAGGCGAGAAAGCGTTTCAACCCGGCCTGCTGGCGCGCGCCAACCGCGGGTATCTTTATATCGACGAAGTGAACCTGCTTGAGGATCACATTGTGGATCTTCTGCTCGACGTCGCCCAATCTGGTGAAAACGTGGTCGAACGCGAGGGTTTGTCCATCCGCCACCCCGCCCGTTTTGTGCTGGTCGGGTCCGGCAACCCCGAAGAAGGCGAATTACGCCCGCAACTCCTGGACCGTTTCGGTCTGTCGGTTGAGGTCGCATCACCCAAAGATGTTGCCACCCGTGTCGATGTCATCAAGCGACGCGATGCATTCGAGAACGACAATGCCGCCTTTATGCTGCGCTGGCAGGCCGAAGATGCGGCGATCCGCGAACGTATCCTGACCGCGCGCAAAGCGCTGGCAAAGCTCAAAACGCCCGAGAAAACGCTGGTCGACGTGGCCGAACTTTGCCTCGCGCTGGGCTCGGACGGTTTGCGCGGTGAACTGACCTTGCTCAAAGCCGCCCGCGCCTATGCCGCGTGGCGTGATGACACGGCGCTGACCCGCGCCCATGTAAAGGCCGTTGCCCCCATGGCGTTACGCCACCGCCTACGCCGCGATCCATTGGACGAAGCAGGCAGTGGCACGCGCGTCGCCCGCACCGTGGAAGAAGTCCTTGGCTAA
- a CDS encoding HU family DNA-binding protein produces MATKPMTKAQLVAALAEETGMDKKAAGAALDAVTDIITKEVSGGGAVTLPGVGKIYCRERPERMVRNPATGEQIKKEADKVVKMTIAKALKDSVNG; encoded by the coding sequence ATGGCGACAAAACCAATGACAAAGGCGCAGCTGGTTGCTGCACTTGCAGAAGAAACAGGCATGGACAAAAAAGCAGCCGGTGCTGCGCTTGATGCTGTGACAGACATCATCACCAAAGAAGTTTCCGGCGGCGGTGCTGTGACACTTCCAGGTGTTGGCAAGATCTATTGCCGCGAGCGCCCAGAGCGTATGGTCCGCAACCCTGCCACGGGTGAGCAGATCAAGAAAGAAGCCGACAAGGTTGTCAAAATGACAATCGCAAAAGCGCTGAAAGACAGCGTGAACGGCTAA